ATGAGGCGGCAGGGCGCTTGGCATGAGAGTTTGGCGCGGGAGACCGAACTGAACCCGCTCCCGGAGCGGCGCTGGCAGGGTGGGCCCAGACCCTCGGGCCTCCTCACCCTGGCCTGAACACACCGGCAAGACTGCGGATCCCAGCTTGGCAGTTCTCCTTCCCTTCCGAGGCGAAGAGCCATTCCACCGCGGGTCTCTAGTCCTCGCCTTCCGGGTCTGGGTCAGAGCCCCTCGGGGGGTGGCAGAGAAGGGGGTCTTGTTTCCACTCATTTAGGGGCTACGGGTGCCCGCCACGTCCGCTAGATCCGAGGCACCTTCCTATCCCAAGGCAGAAGGTTCATAATGGGAAATAAGGATAACGGAACATCAGACTCCAAAGTGACACTGGGGCTTGTCTTCTCATTCCCATAGTCAAGACTCAGAAACCGTATGCTAAGgagagcgcgcgcgcgcgtgtgtgtgtttaaagaccGAGACGATGTGTCTAACTGGGGATCTTTAACTGGGCAAGGTGGGGGGCACCCATAACTTTGgttgagaagagaaagtgggagccTTATGCTCTCAACTGTCGCCGTTGGGTCCTCCCCACGGAATCCCATTGGTCCGTCCTTGGAGTGGCCCCAACGTCACACCAGGAGAGGCCAATACGAAGGAGTTTTCCTCTCATCTTTAGGTACGGACTGCACGTGccaatgaagttttatttttgtcactGCTATTTTATAAACAGCCTGGATGTATCCCGACCCAAGTGCTCGTTGTATGCCTGGGTATATCATCCATAAACCTGATAGGAAAACCGTACTCTCTCGGAGGCtgtttagacacacacacacacacacacacacacacacacacactttttcccctttccctctggcGTTATAAATTCTAAGCACACTGTAGCCAGCATTTGGTAAAATGTGAGTGTTAATAATGCTATTAATAACAGAAAACTTTTTACCTATCTGTGGACGCAGTTTGACATCTAATTTGACAACAATTCTTTAGCGTTGATATCAGTGCGGACTGATACACAGGAAAAAAACGAGGCTCAAAGAACAAAGGGTGACCAGATTGGGACCCCAGGTTAGCCTCACTCTGAAGACTTAACtttgttttttggtctttttgtttgtttatttgtttgggttttgggggagggggagcctggggttggtggttttgttgttgtttgtttgtttttgtttttgttttgtgacagggtttctctgtgtagtcctggctgtccgataactcagaccaggctggccaagaatgcacagaaatccacctgcctgtggAGGTTAAATGCCACCATgccttggtttgttttatttgttgagaaagggtttgtgtagtccaggctggccaagAATAATTCTTGGACTTCTGATGTTCCTGGCTTTCTGAATTGAGTAacaggaaatggagaaggaagaaaatgaaactctGAAGTGACACTGGGGCTAGAGTTTCCCTTTTCTGATTCCCAGCCCATGACTCAGAAATCTGAACTGGTGCAAAAGAGAGATTTTTCTGAGTGCTGATAGTAGGTGTTACTACCTATTATGCCCAGCTTATGCACTGCTAATGATAGGagcagtcagcaagcactttgccaaacAGTCCAAGAGATTagggaacacagagaaaccttacaCAGTTAACTTGGGTTGGAGTGAATTAATTATCAAAGACCATCTGGATCTTGTTCGTGGATACTTTTGACTTAGAAATCTTAACAGACAGGAGTGTGATGATCCATATAAGATAGTTATTGACAACCATGCTGATTACGccaattaaaaatgttaagtacTTTTTATTGATGGCAAGACCAAAATGGGCTTGTGCCTCTAAAGACACAAACCTTCAAAGTTAGATGAGAATCAGAGTAACCTTAAACTTTCATTCCTGGCAGGGCAGAATCTTAGATGTAACCTCAAATGGGTTGCCAAGACCGACATTGGgttggggaaaggggaaagacaaATACAGTCAAAACAAGATGGCATTACCTTAGTCATTTCAAGAAGAGTATATGAAGATACACTCAAGGAACAGAAATGTGTACATGATCTATGAACAGAGTCTAATCTTGGTAATAGAAGTTCTTGTGGAACCTATTGTGTGCTAGGAACTGTTCTGAGTTGTGATAAATGGGTATTATCCCCATTGTATAGGTGATATAAAGAAAGGTAAATGACTTACCTGAGATCAAGCAGCTAGTGGTTTATTGAGCTAAGATTTAACTTGATCATTCTGGCTCAAGAGACTGTGCTATAAGTGAGAATGTCAGTTTGGCAGCCACACATGATGGTGTCTCAGCATTAACAAGCCAACACCTGATGGCACAGGCTTTTAGTTATTGGGTagaccaaggcaggaagattgcaaatTCAAAGCCTTAATTATGTGGACTGGGCTGAAGCTACTGCCTCTGTAGTAGAGTATATTTAGAGTGAACAAAgtcctggcttcagttcccagcactagaAAAGTTAGTTTACTACTTCACCATGCATATTCTTCACTGAATAAAACCACaactgctttattttgttttattttgttgtagtaGGGAGtgttgttttgagatggtctcatgCATCACTCTCTGGCTGGCAAGGGTGACCTTGAAGTCCTAGTCCTTCACCATTCAGctgctgtgattacaggcttGAGTCATCAGATCCAGTTTAGTGGAGAAGGTTTTGAACAATTTGATGGGAATTTTGCTCTAGAAGATGAAACTTCTTTTTCAAACACTGAAAAAGAGACATTCACAAAAAGAGAATAGGAAGTGAGCATTATTTAAGTTTCACTTTAGCCATACCTAGTCTGAGACATAGGCATTTATATTCAGACTCCATGTAGTCCTAAATGTCCAGGCTCATGATAATCTTGTGAAGAGCCTGTTTCGGGTACATAGTCAGGTCCATATCCATGGATTGCATAGATGAGGGAAAAAATTCAGTTCAGTTGTCGGCTGGAGACTGTGGCTCAGTAGTATGGTGTTTATCATGtacagtggtcctgagttctaccTTCAGTCCTGCCAGGAAAAGCCAGGAAATTCCAAAAAGCAGTTTGATTTTGCTACATGCTAAGCACTACAATGAACCCAGAGGAATGAGGCTATGTGTAGGTGCACACACCCTTCGGTGGCTTACTACTATTTTACAGATCCTTAGCCTCTCCAGCTCTCTGGGCATTATTTGCCTGGTGTCTTGATCATGTGTACTTTGTAGTCAGACTTACTGTGGTTGCTTGTATAACAAGCATGTATAAGAGATAACTAAAGGAGCCTGGTGGTGGTTGGCACAAGTCTTAAACCCCACACTAGGGAGACAGGTgcgtggacctctgtgagttcaggacaACAAAACTACACAGAAACCAGAGGGGTTAGAGAGAAGATTGAGGGATATTGGAGACAGTGCATAGGCCACATGTAAACACTATCCTTTGCCCAGAAAGGACTTGCACACCCACAAATTCTGGCACCTCTGGGAAGTCGTGGAACAGATCCCAAAGGACTATGTACTCTTCTGCCTTATTCTCAGACATTCTAGTTCAAGTTTTTGAAGTTTCCACAGCATTCTGTTGAAGGTATTAAGAGTTACATTAGTAAAGAGTCAGATGTTTGTTTGCTTCAattttcatctgcaaatatttaGAGGCCCACTTTGTAGCTATTCTATGATATAGGAATCTGTGACTTGACTTCAGGGAGTCCCAGATTTGGAGAGACAAAAGTGGCTGGAATAATATGTGCAAAGTACAGGAATTAGGTCAGCAAGTGCATTTTACTGTTTTGAGAGGCAGATGGGACTCATAAGAGGACTGCTGTGCTCAGGGAAGAGTCTGCAGAACCTGGAATCTCCTGCCACTTGTGAATCATGTCATTCATTCTGCTTTTGACAGGGTTGAGAGTGAAGGTGAATGGGTTTACATAAAGGAAAGTCTTGATTCTATGATAGATTTACTTTCTCCTAGTGCAGTAGTCCTCAGCCTGTGAGTTTCAACAAAGTTGGGGGTTGAATGATGCTCTTGCaggagttgcctaagaccatctggTATTTACGTTAATGATTGATAAAcatcaaaattataattatgaagtagcaaccaaaataattttatggttgaggtcaccacaaacatgaattgtattaaagggttgcagctttAGGAGGGTGGAAAACCATTGTTCTGGTAGCTTACTAGGCAAAAAGAATACAGAACTAGGTCATTTCTATGACTCAAGATTGGTCAGGAAGTCAGTAATTTTGCTAATTTGTTTGTtcgattgtttttgttttttgagacagagttatCACTATGTTGCTTTGgttatcctgaaacttgctatgtaggccaagctggccttgagctcacagagatcctcctgtttccatctcctgagtgctggaattaaaaggtatgcaccactactCCCAGCTGAATCTCATTGTTAAAACCAGCACAGGATTACTCTGGTGGGGAACGGGCCTCTTTCTGACAGAGATCTTAGTTAAATTGAGGAAATAAGGCCAACCTGGGGAGGGTTAGGTTTACAGAATGACTTGTCTTAAGAATTGGTATAGACAGGTATTGATCCTCTTGGcaccttttttaaatttttataaatctaTAAGAGGTGTGCACTAACCTCTCAGAGGTTGTAAGGTGCCCATCAATTGTTCCTACAGAAAATAATACAAGACAGTTTATACTTAACTTTTACTCACCAGCGCATGCAACCAGACCTCTAACTGCTCCTGTGGCAGCCTGTGTGCCAGCATCCTGGAACCTGGAGCCATCAATTTACACTGAAGCCCAAGTGTCCTAGAGTCCAGCTTATCTAGAGTGCAGATGCATTTTGAGCCTAGTGTCTCAGTGACCATCAAAGAACTGCTGGGATTGTCTTGGTGAACTTGTGGCTAGCCCCACCTTCCATTCCTTGGTCACCATTGAAGATCAGTGTACAGAAGAGACAAGATGTGGTCTAGCAGATCATATGACGAAGGACCTCAGAATGCCTCCAGTGGTGAGTCTGGCCTGAGGAAAACAAGAGATGATCTTTCTGCAAGCCGACAGCATGCGTGCGGGGATAAGAAAGATgactatagaagaaaatgttcctcctcttcccattatTCAAAACAACAATCTCCCCATAAAGGGGCTTCTTGTTTTTCCAGAAAATCAGGTGTAGATCGAAAGACCTCCCCACACAGCAGATCTAGATCCAGTGGAAGACActctacaaaacaaagcaaactgcaTTCTTCCCATGGTTCAGAGCTTAGGAAGTCCAAGCATGCTCATTCCTCCTACAAACGGTGCAGTGAAGAAAAACCAGAAGGAGGTAAAAAGAGGCCTGGTCAGTCTTTGAAAACATCCAGAGACACACACCCAAAAAGTTCTTCAGCAGTTCTTTCATCGGAAATTTTAAACAAACTCAGAAGGTTTGATGAAAAGGGACTTCCTAAAGCTGCAGGCAAGCAAGCTGTCAAAAAGCCAGAGATGGCAGAGGAAAGCGACTTACCtcaaatttctgagtttgaagttATGGATCAGACACAAGAACCCGAGTCAAACAAAACAGATCACACAGAGTTCATTGATGACCAAGTAACCAATCGCCGTAAAGCAATAGTGTCAAAAACCAAGGAAATTGAACAAGCCTACTACCAAGACTGTGAGACCTTCGGAATGGTGGTGAAAATGCTGGTTGAAAAAGACCCTTCGTTAGAAAGGTCCATTCAGTTTGCACTTAGGCAGAATTTACATGAAATAAGTGAACGCTGTGTGAAAGAGCTCAGGCAGTTCATTGCAGAGTATGATGCTGCTGCTTCCTAAGAACTGGTGCTCTAGCAGAAAGTATTTCTTGATTGTCATTCCAGAATTGTATAAATACCTCATATATGGAATTTTTGTTATGAAATACTAGCAAGCATCTGAAATGGTGAGCTTAAAATAATCTTCAGAAATGTTTCTACCTATGGAACTTTGTGGTTCATACACTCACCAATGCTTAGTTTGTGGCTTAGCCTGCTGAGGAGGCttaattatttatgttcttccAAGTAGATGAATCTATAGCCCAAGTGTACTTTATGGTTAGAGATTGACCTTCATAGTAGATGGTAGCATGTAAAAATGTTAGGATTTGAGTTGTGATTTTTATTGACTTCTTaggctttgttgttcttattaaaATATCCTACATTAAACTATGTTTTCTTAATAAACTAGTACTTTGGTACCTTAAGAGAATAAAACATGGGAATGGCTGAATCTTCGAAGGACACGAGTTTGTAATATGAGTTGAAATTGATGTATCTGTAAGGTACTGGGGATTACACACAGAATTTTGTTATTCTTGGCATCTGATCCACCACTGaattataatcccagcaccaaaatgaatattttaaagcaacTATTATTAGGGTATGTGTTACTTGGTAACCCCTGTAAGCTTTTTGGGTTGGGGGTATTGTAGTTTGGGGGGCAGGATTTGTTCTGTGTTTCTTAATAGCTTTCTGAGTTGTTGAACAACTACTGCATGTAGTACAGAATAGGTCCTAGAATGTCTGCCACAAGGACAGCAGATGACAGCTTCAGCCTATGCCCTTCTCAGCCTGCCCCTGTCTTGGCCAACACAGCTTACGGCAATCTGTTCAGACAACAAGTCAGGGTCTAACGGAGCATGTTACCTTTATCCTAGTAACCTCTGGCCTTCTCCGAAAGAGTCTCTCTGGAATTGGAAAAATACAGAGTTATAGACAGACTGGAAATGATTTCTCTCTTATTAATGGAAGAGCTGGTTTTACTGTCTACAGGAATTCCACTAACATTCTGTTCTGTTCACTGACGATTGGTTGTTACTGCCATTCCTGACCTTTGCCTCACTTGGTCTGggcactttaatttttatttggtaGTCATAGAGATGGGTATGTACTTTTTGTATTCTGACAGTATTTTTAGTGTTATCCCAGACTAGGCCTGCCTCCCAACTTGATTGTGAACATTAAGAGCTAACAGTTGAGTTCATGTTCCAGCCCATGTTGTTGAATCCTAGCTCCTTTTTCTCATCTGTATCACTGCAGCACCTTGGTGTATACGAGTGATACAGGAGCAAATTTGTCCTTCAAGCTCATACTGATTAAATACTTTGTTAGGAGAGTATCTTTATGAGGACATTCTTTAAATTTCTACTTTATGTgtgttaagatttttattttatatgcatgagtgttttgtctgcatggatgtctctgtaccacatgcattcagtgcctgcagaagccagaggatgatACcgatcccctgaactggagttacagatggttgtgtccTGCCACGTAGGAGCTGGGATAGTCTTCTGGAAACGCAGCTattgctctaaccactgagtctctcttcagccccaaaggGAGGGTTTTTGCTCACCGAATATCTTTGTAAAGAGAtgattgaaaaatattattttaggcTGAATCCGAAATAGACCTTAAAAATATTCCTCAAAGTTTAGGTATAATTTTAATCATAATACCTGATTTTGGATTggttttatttgaatatatatgtgtgcacatggaggccagaggtcaggaTACCATTGTTCAGGTTTCATCCATCTTCActaggcctggaactcattgattAGGCTGTAGGGCCTACTTGTTTCCACCTCAGCTTTGTGATTATAAGCTATAcatgcctttttatttattttttaatgtacattggTGTTATGTCCATgtgagagtatcagatcccctggaactgaagttacagacagttgtgagctgccaggtggatgCTGGTTGTttaacctgggtcctttggaagagcatcaggtaactcttaaccactaaaccatctctccagcccaccttatttatttgtttattttttaaaatatgagatcTGAGATCCAGCTTAGGTCCACAGCACTTAGCAACTGCGTGTTTTCCCTCAACTcgtggttgttttgttgttgctattgtacTATTATTGGGGGGGGGTGGCAGGGTCGGGGGATAGGATCTTCCTATGTAATtctgcctggcctggaattcttatattgcccaggctagcctcaaattcacctgcctctgccttcttttccTGGTACATAAAAGACATGAACCATAAGGCCTGGCAAAGACATTTTTAAACCTAGATTAAAGGGTTTCTTACTTGATAAACTCAATAAAATTTATTGCAATTAGTTGATCAAGGtggggggatggagagaaggctcagcagttaagagcactgactgctcttccagaggtcctgagttcaattcccagcaaccatatgctggctcacaaccatctttaatgggatctcatgccctcttctggtgtgtctgaagataggtacagtgtactcataaacataaaataattttttaaaagttggtcAAGATGGCAAGGCCTATAATCTACAACTAGGAGGAGATGAGACTGCCATCACTTGATGGTTAGCAGACACTACTCTTAATCGCttagacatctctccagccctcaatctCTTAGGCACAGTAATTAAAACCTAACTTTAGCTCTCACAACATTGCTAATTGACTGAGTGGTGGTGATTTTACTATATGAGCAACTGACCAAGCCAACAGGTAACAGCAGTGCTACTGGTGGTAAGTAGCCCTCCAAATAAGTGTATTGGTGAGGACCAGACCAGACAAGACAGCCTTCAAGAGGAATGGACAGACTTATTTATCTCAGGTTCTTTGAAAGCAAAGCATCATTGGGGACATTGTGTGCATCCTAGcagtcttttttctttcacagATTTTCAAATAACTATACTTCACGTTAACTATGGCTTGAGGGGTGGGAGGATCAGATtgaggtagacatggtgctgccTCCCTCTAATAGCACCAGAACTGGTAAATTCAATCCTAGCTTGGGTTAACAGTATGAGACCtgtcacaaattttaaaaaatatggtttaCCGATATCTTGGAAAGGCCCAAGTTATCAGAGGCtactcttttaaacttttttgtgGTCCATGTAACTCAGATTATCCCCAGTGTTTCATACACAAACAGGTTTCTGTAGCCTCCCACCCTAAAGCAAAGTGGAATTGTAACTAGAAAAATGTGTGAAAGACCTAAGCTACCACTTTCTCAGCCTGATAGCAAACCACCATGAAAAAACTTAATCAGAACTTCAAAAGTTGACTATTCCAAAGCTAGTTAGCCTAAAAGCAACTATGTACACAATTTCAAGGCATCCCATTAAGGACAGAAACTGAGAGCTGGGGACTAACAGCATtaaacagaggagggaggggctgaagaagtggctcaggggttaagagcactgagtcaGTGCTCTTCCtaaggtgctgagttcaattcccagcaaccacatgggggctcacaaccatctgtaatgggatgtcatgccctcttctggtgtgtctgaagacagctacagtgcactcacatacataaaacaaatctaaaaagaaagacaggagaggcTGGAGAAGAAAGCCAGCCTGCTGCTGCACCAGACATTGCTTCAGCAGTTGGTGGACACTGACAAAAGCCAATGAAGGACAGGAAATGGTTGCTGCTTGGCCCTAATGCTTTGTCATTCTAACCAGCTTCCAAAGTAGGATACTAATCTTTAACCTTGTGTTGGTGGTGATCATTCCTGAGAACCTAACAGTAACCAGAAGCTGCTATGCAGCAAGTGGCCATTCCAGGGCAGGGCATGGAGATCAGACCTAGTTTGCCTCTTTAGGCTCCAGTAGAGGACCCTACTGTTCATTCAGAATGACTCAGCTCCTGTGCAGACTTGTGGAGTTTTGTTCCTCTGTATTCCTGGGGGCCAGGCAGCTGTAACTTTTGCACACTCTGATGTATATTCCCATTGGTTTTGAACTAGGTAATTAACGTGTAGTTTGTTCAGCAGGATCTCCTATGAACAGGAGAAGAAAGATTTCCCTAAGCCTAGCCTTGCTCATGTCCCCTCAACTCTTCAGGGCCTCTGATGTGGTGAAAGAAAGACAAGCGAAGAGGAAGGTAGCCAACTTGCCTTTTAAGGAGACTTTGTTGAAAAGCAGCTCTCAGCAATCCAAGCTGCCCGCCCCAACTGGCCACATTCCTGTAAACATCCTCAGGCGCAGGGGCTTCTAAAAGGCCTTTTATGCAATACCACAGCAGCAGGATGTGTATACCAAAGCCTAAGCAAACTCGAGTGTCACAACTAAATTTTGTCATTTATCTAAAAGCACTGCTTCTTACTTAGGGAAATAACTCCAGTTTATGCAGATAGGAGGAACAGAGAAGAGCCTGAACTGAGGCTTGTCCCTTTCTGGTAGTTTCCAGGGTTGCTTGTCTGTGGCAACCTAATGTGACCTAGGTTCTGTTTTCAGGCATGGTTTCTCAGTTTGTAAagatttgggtttttgtttgtgtatttgttttctttcttttttaaaaaagatttatttaatgtatatgagtacattgtagctgtcttcagacacaccagaagagggcatcagattccattatagatggttgtgagccaccatgtggttgatgggaattgaactcaggacctcaggaagagcagtcagtgctctcaaccgctgagctgtctctccagccccccccccccttctcctggCCCACCTTTTGTTTTCAAGAAGGCTTTCTCTATACAACAGTCCTGGATATAGTGCAACTACACCTGACCCGTGCAGCTTCTTGTTTGTTAGAAGGAggagtgggttttttgtttttttttaatttaatgtatatgagtacactgtagctgtcttcagacacaccagaagagggcatcagatctcattacagatggttgtgagccaccttgtggttgctgggatttgaacccaggacctcagtgctcttaactgctgaggggGGAGCGGTTTAACTCCCTAGAAGAAAGTTTTACAAGACAGTTACTGAGCCCAGCCTTATGTAATGACTTATCAAATATACCTTTAATATCttgtgggtggttttttttttcctcgatTGAAGTAGGTATATCAGTTGTTTTgacctttttgttttggttttttgaaacagggtttctctgaatgGCCTTGGCTATCCTAATActtgtagagcagactggccttgaactcacagaaatccacctggcCCTATCTCCAGAATGCTTAAAGGATTGGAGGCATGCGTTGCCACCGGCCTGTTTTTAATTTGCGTTGCTTTCATTGGGTGAAGGGAAGGAGAGCCAGCGGCACAGACCGTGAGTGGTGTCAGAGGCCAACATGGGGGAATGGTTtctcccagggatcaaactgaggcTGTCAGGAGTGGCAGTAGTCACCTTAGCTATGCGTTACTGTCTTGCTGGTGCAGCAACCTAGAAGGCTGAGTTTTTAGAAATTAACTTCAATAGTACATTAATTTCTCTGCACATGGCTCTGAAGTCTATGCTTTTAGCCTCATTCTCATTGCCAGTTACAGTTTCACCACTCCAGCTGCTTACTACGTATAGACCCTTCTGGGAGTCTTGTCATTACTTCAAAGGCTACTTCTCTAAACttcagtgtgtgtatatatatttctaagaCTCCACTATCTTACTCAgtattctattgttgtgaagagacaccatgaacactCCAACttcatgaaagaaagcatttgatctGGAGCCGCTTGCTTACAgcgtcagaggtttagtccattatcatcatgacagggagcatgcTGGCACTTTTGCAGTAGttaagagctacatcctgatccctGGGCAGAAAGAGAGCCTAAATGGCTGGGTTTTCAAAGCCTTGAAGCCAACCCTCAGTGATACACCttcaacaaggccgcacctcctttttttttttttttttttttttttttttttttggtcatatcatccctctcctctcctgccttcccaactcctcctcccccaatatagtttctctgtgtagccctggccctCTTCCACCAGCCTTGCCTCAAACTGAGAGATACATTTGCCTCTGCtgctcaaatgctgggattaaagttctaTGCCACATAGCCCAGCAGCATGGTACCATTCTTACTCAATTTACCACAGGTACCTTCTTTGGTTGGAATAAGTGTGATATGGGAAGGCAACCCTTCTGTCCCCACAGTGTGCATTGCATAAAGAAGAAGTCAGTGTTGAATGTCTTCCCTAATGCACCCCAACTTTTTGCTCCCTGAGACAGGGACAGTATCTCACTGTATAGCTGTATAGCCGTGGCTGGTCAAGAACTCACCGGTACCCAACTGCCTGCTTACacgtactggaattaaaggtgtcaCTTAATTTTTTGACACAGAGACATATTTACAAATCAGTTCAGCTAGACTAATTGGCCAGTGAACCCCATGGATCTCCCTGCCTTTGGTTCCTTGGTAGTGGGATTATAAGCCCACACTACCCTTGCCTGAATTTCCATGGCTGCTGAGGCTTCAAACTCAGGCATCTATGCTTCCATGACAAGCactgtctccccttccccttaatttttaacttattttcttaACATTCTATATGTTCTTCATGGT
The genomic region above belongs to Rattus rattus isolate New Zealand chromosome 9, Rrattus_CSIRO_v1, whole genome shotgun sequence and contains:
- the LOC116908657 gene encoding periphilin-1-like; translated protein: MWSSRSYDEGPQNASSGESGLRKTRDDLSASRQHACGDKKDDYRRKCSSSSHYSKQQSPHKGASCFSRKSGVDRKTSPHSRSRSSGRHSTKQSKLHSSHGSELRKSKHAHSSYKRCSEEKPEGGKKRPGQSLKTSRDTHPKSSSAVLSSEILNKLRRFDEKGLPKAAGKQAVKKPEMAEESDLPQISEFEVMDQTQEPESNKTDHTEFIDDQVTNRRKAIVSKTKEIEQAYYQDCETFGMVVKMLVEKDPSLERSIQFALRQNLHEISERCVKELRQFIAEYDAAAS